The Thermomonospora curvata DSM 43183 DNA segment AAGGCGTCGCCGTCGGGGGCGGGCTGCTCGGGCGGCGGGTAGGGCGCCGGCGGCGGCCACGGCGGCCCGCCGGGCGCGCCCGGCAGGGTCGGCCAGGGCGCTCGGCCCTGGTCGGCGGGCCATGCCGGCCGGCCGTACGGGCCGGTCGGCGGGCCAGGAGGTCCCCACACCACGTCGTCATCGTAGTGTCCCGGGCCTGCCCGCGTATGCGCCGAACCGCCCGCGCGGCCGCCGCCCGGCGGCGGGCGTGCGGGTTCGCCGTGGGCGGACTCTCCGAAGGATCATCCGGGCATGCGGGCCGAGCCGGTTGAACAGTAGGGTCGTAACCGTCCGCGCCGGTGAAGGTCCTACGGGGAACCGGTGCCATGGGTGAAGGGAAGGAGTCGCGTGGCGTCCCACGATTCATACACCGGACGTCTGCCGGGAGCGTTCATGAACCCGGGCACGTCCTCGTTCACCGAGTTCCTGGCGTCCTATAACCCGGATCTGCTGCCCGGCCGCCACATGACGGCCCTCGCCGGGGGAATGCCGGGGAACGTGGAGGCGCCCCATGCCACGACCATCGTGGCGGTGACGTTCCCGGGCGGAGTGGTCATGGCCGGTGACCGGCGGGCGACTGCGGGCAACATGATCGCACAGCGCGACGTGGAGAAGGTCTTCCGGGCCGATGAGTTCTCCGCGGTGGCCATCGCGGGCACCGCCGGGATCGGCATGGAGATCGTCCGGCTGTTCCAGGTGGAGATCGAGCACTACGAGAAGATGGAGGGCCGCACCCTCTCCCTGGAGGGCAAGGCCAACCGCCTGGCCACCATGATCCGCGCCAATCTGGGCATGGCCATGCAGGGGCTGGTGGCGGTGCCGCTGTTCGCCGGCTATGACACCGAGCGCGAGGTCGGCCGGATCTTCAGCTACGACCCCGCCGGCGGGCGCTATGAGGAGCACGAGCACCACTCCATCGGCTCCGGCTCGGTGTTCGCCCGGGGGGCGCTGAAGAAGCTGTGGCGGCCCGACCTGAGCGCCCAGGACGCCGCGCTGGTGTGCGTGCAGGCGCTGTACGACGCCGCCGACGACGACTCGGCCACCGGCGGGCCGGACCTGATCCGCAAGATCTACCCGGTGGTGGCCACGGTGACCGCCGACGGGTTCCGCCGTCTTCCCGAAGAGGAGGTCGGGGAACTGGCCCGCATCGTCGTCGACGG contains these protein-coding regions:
- the prcB gene encoding proteasome subunit beta, translating into MNPGTSSFTEFLASYNPDLLPGRHMTALAGGMPGNVEAPHATTIVAVTFPGGVVMAGDRRATAGNMIAQRDVEKVFRADEFSAVAIAGTAGIGMEIVRLFQVEIEHYEKMEGRTLSLEGKANRLATMIRANLGMAMQGLVAVPLFAGYDTEREVGRIFSYDPAGGRYEEHEHHSIGSGSVFARGALKKLWRPDLSAQDAALVCVQALYDAADDDSATGGPDLIRKIYPVVATVTADGFRRLPEEEVGELARIVVDGRHDSPGGPTAPLR